One window of Thermodesulfovibrio aggregans genomic DNA carries:
- the rplM gene encoding 50S ribosomal protein L13 encodes MKTAFVKKEEVNRNWWIVDANGQTLGRFASRIAKILMGKHKPTYTPNVDNGDFVIVINADKIKVTGKKLTDKIYYQHTGYIGNLKAETLKERLEKEPEKVIVDAVWGMLPKTRLGRKMIKKLKVYRGSDHPHTAQKPEPLKIS; translated from the coding sequence ATGAAAACAGCTTTTGTTAAAAAAGAAGAGGTTAACAGAAATTGGTGGATTGTAGATGCAAATGGGCAGACTCTTGGAAGATTTGCATCAAGAATTGCAAAAATTTTAATGGGTAAACATAAGCCAACTTACACTCCTAATGTGGATAATGGAGATTTTGTTATAGTCATTAATGCTGACAAGATCAAAGTAACAGGGAAAAAACTTACTGACAAAATTTATTATCAACATACGGGTTACATCGGTAATTTGAAAGCAGAAACACTTAAAGAAAGACTTGAAAAAGAGCCTGAAAAAGTCATTGTTGACGCTGTATGGGGTATGCTTCCAAAAACAAGATTGGGTAGAAAGATGATAAAAAAATTGAAAGTTTACAGAGGTTCAGATCATCCTCATACTGCCCAGAAACCTGAACCTCTAAAAATAAGTTAA